One region of Miscanthus floridulus cultivar M001 chromosome 19, ASM1932011v1, whole genome shotgun sequence genomic DNA includes:
- the LOC136526379 gene encoding uncharacterized protein encodes MEQMVLIDIQKLLESMQKYVKMYPLPNIDDTYDPSSNIPREIFEEASVETSVDGMALSKTLNEEQQAAYNEIMSVVDSDHGGLFFVDGPGGTGKTYLYRALLATICSQNKIVMAIATSGVAASIMPGGRTAHSRFKIPVTLDDGAFCSFTKQSGTAKLLRTASLIIWDEVTMMKRQGVEALDNSLHDIMDCPNLSFDWKTMVFGGDFEQTQSQTHKFTKQVIWKSLTINRPAPAVGCYQNFLCILINCRNWIQMQGYTKIDSCSCNSKFVQYNQQI; translated from the coding sequence AtggagcagatggtcctcatAGATATTCAAAAGTTGTTAGAATCAATGCAGAAGTACGTAAAGATGTATCCACTTCCTAATATCGATGACACATATGATCCATCTAGCAATATTCCCAGGGAGATTTTCGAGGAGGCTAGCGTTGAGACAAGCGTTGATGGCATGGCACTATCAAAGACCCTTAACGAGGAGCAGCAGGCTGCCTACAATGAGATTATGTCTGTTGTTGATAGCGATCATGGGGGTTTGTTCTTTGTGGATGGACCTGGCGGCACCGGAAAGACTTATCTATATAGGGCCCTGCTCGCTACTATATGTAGtcagaacaagattgtcatggcAATAGCAACATCTGGTGTTGCAGCCTCAATAATGCctggtggcagaaccgcccactCGCGCTTCAAGATTCCCGTCACCCTCGATGATGGGGCCTTTTGCAGCTTCACAAAACAGAGTGGTACCGCCAAGCTGCTTCGGACCGCATCCCTTATTATTTGGGATGAGGTGACCATGATGAAAAGGCAAGGTGTCGAGGCGCTAGACAACAGCCTCCATGATATCATGGACTGTCCTAACTTGTCATTTGATTGGAAGACTATGGTGTTTGGTGGAGATTTCGAGCAGACCCAGTCACAAACTCACAAGTTCACAAAACAAGTTATATGGAAAAGCTTAACCATCAACAGACCCGCACCAGCAGTAGGCTGCTACCAGAACTTCCTTTGTATTTTGATCAATTGCAGAAACTGGATTCAGATGCAGGGATATACCAAGATTGATAGCTGTTCCTGTAACAGCAAGTTCGTGCAGTACAACCAACAAATTTGA